Proteins from a genomic interval of Thermodesulfobacteriota bacterium:
- the acsC gene encoding acetyl-CoA decarbonylase/synthase complex subunit gamma — MALSGIEIFKKLPKKNCGECGVPTCLAFAMKLATGQAELAACPYVSDDVRAEIDEASAPPIRTLTIGTGDRAVKLGGETVMFRHEKRFENPPGLALMLSDTMDDSVVNEKLSKFKDLEFERVGLILRPQMLALKEESGDAGKFAAFVKRVIDQMDAAIILMSDRPEVISEALKVSKDKKPLIYAATKDTAEAMGSLAKESACPLAVRGAGLDEVMAITDKLLGMGLKDLVIDSQPANVKKALEDQVVIRRSALVKKVKQVGFPTITFPGRLTDSKMKEALIASMLIAKYAGIIVLSEMEGHNVFPLLLDSLNIYTDPQRPMAVEEKVYEIGGPREDSPVLITSNFSLTYFIVSGEVESSRVPAWLLIKDTEGLSVLTAWAAGKFAADTVAVFVKKSGIADRVKHRKLVIPGYLAGMSGELEEELPDWQILVGPREAAHLSAYLKQWSA; from the coding sequence ATGGCATTAAGTGGCATAGAGATATTTAAGAAATTACCCAAGAAGAACTGTGGCGAATGCGGGGTTCCCACCTGTCTGGCCTTTGCCATGAAACTGGCAACCGGTCAGGCCGAATTGGCTGCCTGTCCTTATGTCTCGGACGATGTGAGGGCAGAGATAGATGAGGCCTCGGCGCCGCCTATCCGCACCTTGACTATTGGTACGGGCGACCGTGCGGTTAAACTGGGCGGTGAGACGGTGATGTTCAGGCATGAGAAGAGGTTTGAGAACCCTCCGGGCCTGGCCCTTATGCTTTCCGACACCATGGATGACTCCGTAGTAAATGAAAAACTTTCTAAATTTAAAGACCTGGAATTTGAACGGGTGGGATTGATTCTGCGTCCGCAGATGCTGGCCCTCAAAGAAGAATCCGGAGACGCCGGTAAGTTTGCCGCTTTTGTAAAGCGGGTGATTGATCAGATGGATGCCGCTATTATCCTGATGAGCGATAGGCCGGAGGTTATTTCTGAGGCCCTAAAGGTCAGCAAGGATAAGAAGCCCCTTATCTATGCAGCAACCAAGGATACGGCAGAGGCTATGGGCAGCCTGGCCAAAGAGTCGGCCTGCCCTCTGGCGGTAAGGGGCGCCGGCCTGGATGAGGTCATGGCTATTACGGATAAGCTTCTGGGAATGGGGCTTAAAGACCTGGTGATAGACAGCCAGCCGGCGAACGTTAAGAAGGCCCTGGAGGATCAGGTAGTCATTCGGCGTTCGGCCTTGGTCAAGAAGGTTAAACAAGTGGGATTCCCTACCATTACCTTCCCCGGCCGGTTGACGGATAGCAAGATGAAGGAAGCCCTGATCGCCTCGATGCTTATTGCCAAGTATGCAGGGATTATTGTCCTTTCAGAGATGGAAGGCCATAACGTATTTCCACTTCTTCTGGACAGCTTGAATATCTATACCGACCCGCAGCGTCCTATGGCCGTAGAGGAAAAGGTCTATGAGATTGGAGGCCCCAGGGAAGATTCACCGGTTTTGATCACATCCAATTTCTCTTTGACCTACTTTATCGTTTCCGGCGAAGTGGAGTCCAGCCGGGTGCCGGCCTGGTTACTGATCAAAGACACAGAAGGTCTGTCCGTCCTCACGGCCTGGGCAGCAGGTAAGTTTGCTGCTGATACCGTAGCTGTGTTTGTCAAGAAGTCCGGCATAGCCGATCGGGTGAAACACCGTAAGCTGGTTATTCCTGGTTACCTCGCGGGCATGAGCGGTGAACTGGAAGAGGAACTGCCGGATTGGCAGATATTGGTTGGCCCCCGTGAGGCGGCCCACCTGTCGGCGTATCTTAAGCAGTGGAGCGCATAA
- a CDS encoding dihydropteroate synthase — translation MAVCVAENINIMSKTIGAAIKGRDAKPIQDMARELVKAGADYLDLNIGPARKGGDETMDWLVKTVCEVTDLPLSLDTSNPAAIEAGLKANPGKSLINSISLQPERLEAFLPMAGKYNADMIGLLWSQEGMPRDANERAAHCVDIIYKANEAGIPTEKIWIDPIATPISMDINQVLAGLEFMSMLSEIAPGAKSIVGLSNISNGAPHELRPHINRCYLIMLMKYGIYSAIVDGYDTELLTIAKGGMTEIVNLVHGMMDGNEPDPKGLGPKELEYYKTARVLMGKTLYSHSWLTV, via the coding sequence ATGGCTGTTTGTGTGGCGGAAAACATCAATATTATGTCGAAGACCATCGGTGCGGCTATAAAGGGACGCGATGCCAAGCCGATTCAGGATATGGCCCGGGAGCTCGTTAAAGCCGGGGCAGATTATCTTGATCTCAACATCGGTCCGGCCCGTAAGGGCGGCGATGAGACTATGGATTGGCTGGTTAAGACCGTATGTGAGGTGACGGACTTGCCGCTTTCCCTGGATACCAGCAATCCAGCCGCTATTGAGGCCGGTCTAAAGGCCAATCCGGGTAAATCCCTTATAAACTCAATTTCTCTGCAGCCGGAACGGCTGGAGGCCTTTTTGCCCATGGCGGGGAAGTACAATGCCGATATGATCGGCCTTCTCTGGAGTCAGGAAGGTATGCCGCGGGATGCCAATGAGCGGGCGGCCCACTGCGTGGATATTATCTACAAGGCCAATGAGGCCGGTATTCCTACAGAAAAGATATGGATAGATCCCATAGCCACTCCGATAAGCATGGATATCAACCAGGTGCTGGCCGGCCTGGAATTTATGTCCATGCTTTCGGAGATCGCCCCGGGCGCCAAATCCATTGTCGGCCTTTCCAATATCTCGAACGGGGCTCCGCACGAACTGAGACCTCATATCAACCGTTGTTACCTCATAATGCTCATGAAATACGGTATTTACTCGGCCATCGTAGATGGTTATGATACGGAATTATTAACCATTGCCAAGGGGGGGATGACCGAAATAGTCAATCTCGTACATGGCATGATGGACGGAAATGAGCCTGATCCCAAGGGCCTTGGTCCAAAAGAACTTGAGTACTATAAGACGGCGCGGGTCCTTATGGGAAAGACGCTCTATTCTCACTCCTGGCTGACAGTGTAA
- the acsB gene encoding acetyl-CoA decarbonylase/synthase complex subunit alpha/beta produces MSKIICSAAIRGAHNIVDKAEQKYQEALDKWGPDHAVGFPNTAYYLPIIYGILGVPVSKLGDVRPVLEKCRSLLPPLVSEKVWLPYLAPTLEAGMATFFAEEIIEAIRYLEYPDFYTKQEDPVNGNIWLGAADDIILRKRGVEFVDGTAPGFAAILGAPPTKEIAAEIAKELQEKNLYVFMCAENNGVRMSEQLVEAGVQIGWPTRLVSFGPDYTATVFAMGFATRAAMSFGGIKPGDFRGNLIYNKNRIFAFAMPLGPVSDEWYANAAGAINWGFPAIADTPIPEILPTGICTYEHVVSNVPHSEIVQRAVEVRGLKVTVSKIDIPVSYGPAFEGERIRKDDLYLECGGGKTKGVELTVSRDMDEVEDGHVEMIGPDLDQVKEGSKLPFAMLVEVAGRQMQEDFEPILERQIHHLVNYAQGIMHIGQRAIMWLRVGKAAVEKGFRLKHLGTIMHAKYHQEFGAICDKVQVKIYTEEAKVDEVLALARKVYAARDKRVEGMTDESEDIFYSCTLCQSFAPSHVCIITPERTGMCGAYNWLDGKASYEINPTGPNQPIVKGKCIDPVLGKWKGTDEFIFKASRQKVSTASAYSLVHDPMTACGCFECIATILPLCNGVMIVNRDYLGMTPSGMKFTTMAGMVGGGEVTPGFLGVSKHYIASRKFLLAEGGLKRVVWMPQMLKKELEAKLKSRGEELGIPNLFDIIADETKGATEEDLLPFLEEAGHPALTMESIL; encoded by the coding sequence GTGTCTAAGATTATTTGCTCAGCGGCGATTAGGGGCGCCCACAACATTGTGGACAAGGCCGAACAGAAGTATCAGGAGGCGCTGGATAAGTGGGGACCGGATCATGCGGTGGGTTTTCCGAATACCGCATACTATCTTCCCATCATATACGGCATTCTCGGGGTACCGGTGTCCAAGTTGGGGGATGTAAGACCGGTACTGGAAAAATGCCGATCGTTGCTTCCACCGCTCGTCAGCGAGAAGGTCTGGTTGCCGTATCTGGCTCCGACTCTGGAGGCCGGCATGGCCACCTTCTTCGCCGAGGAGATTATTGAGGCGATTCGGTATCTGGAATACCCGGATTTCTATACGAAACAGGAAGATCCGGTAAACGGCAATATCTGGCTCGGCGCCGCGGATGATATCATTCTGCGCAAGCGGGGCGTAGAGTTTGTCGACGGCACGGCTCCGGGATTCGCGGCCATCCTGGGTGCGCCTCCGACCAAGGAGATCGCTGCCGAGATAGCGAAGGAACTCCAGGAAAAGAATCTGTACGTCTTCATGTGCGCGGAGAACAACGGCGTGAGGATGTCGGAGCAGCTGGTCGAGGCGGGTGTACAGATCGGTTGGCCCACACGGCTTGTCTCTTTCGGGCCCGACTACACGGCCACAGTCTTTGCTATGGGCTTTGCCACCCGCGCCGCCATGTCCTTCGGCGGCATCAAACCGGGTGACTTCCGCGGCAACCTCATCTATAACAAGAACCGTATATTCGCTTTTGCCATGCCCTTGGGACCGGTGTCCGACGAATGGTACGCCAATGCCGCCGGGGCGATAAACTGGGGCTTCCCCGCCATAGCCGACACCCCGATACCCGAGATCCTGCCCACCGGTATCTGCACATACGAACACGTGGTCAGCAACGTGCCCCACAGTGAGATCGTGCAGCGGGCCGTAGAAGTGAGGGGCTTGAAGGTTACCGTGTCCAAGATAGACATACCGGTATCCTACGGCCCGGCCTTTGAGGGTGAACGGATCCGAAAAGATGACCTCTATCTGGAATGCGGCGGAGGTAAGACCAAAGGCGTTGAACTGACGGTAAGCCGGGATATGGATGAGGTGGAAGACGGTCATGTGGAGATGATCGGTCCGGATCTGGACCAGGTCAAGGAGGGTTCGAAGCTTCCCTTCGCCATGCTCGTAGAAGTGGCAGGCCGCCAGATGCAGGAGGATTTCGAGCCCATTCTGGAGCGGCAGATTCACCACCTGGTCAATTACGCTCAAGGCATCATGCACATCGGACAACGCGCCATCATGTGGCTTCGCGTTGGGAAGGCAGCCGTGGAGAAGGGGTTCCGGCTGAAGCATCTTGGAACGATAATGCATGCCAAGTACCACCAGGAATTTGGTGCCATCTGCGACAAGGTGCAGGTCAAGATATACACTGAAGAGGCCAAGGTGGACGAAGTACTGGCGTTGGCACGGAAGGTATATGCGGCCCGGGATAAGCGGGTTGAGGGTATGACCGATGAATCAGAAGATATCTTTTATTCCTGTACCCTGTGTCAGTCCTTTGCCCCTAGCCATGTCTGCATCATTACCCCGGAGCGAACCGGGATGTGCGGCGCCTATAACTGGCTGGATGGCAAGGCGTCGTATGAGATCAACCCTACCGGCCCCAATCAACCTATTGTCAAGGGAAAGTGTATAGATCCGGTCCTTGGCAAATGGAAGGGAACGGATGAATTTATCTTTAAGGCCTCCAGGCAGAAGGTCTCGACGGCCAGTGCCTATAGTCTGGTGCATGATCCGATGACCGCCTGTGGCTGTTTTGAGTGCATCGCCACCATCTTACCCCTTTGTAACGGGGTGATGATCGTCAACCGTGATTATCTGGGCATGACGCCGAGTGGTATGAAATTCACCACTATGGCCGGTATGGTGGGCGGCGGGGAGGTTACCCCGGGCTTTTTGGGTGTAAGCAAGCACTATATTGCCAGCCGGAAGTTCCTCTTGGCCGAGGGCGGGTTGAAGCGTGTTGTGTGGATGCCGCAGATGTTGAAGAAGGAACTGGAGGCCAAACTGAAAAGCCGGGGAGAAGAGCTTGGGATTCCAAATCTCTTCGATATAATTGCTGACGAAACGAAGGGTGCTACGGAGGAAGATCTTCTTCCCTTCCTGGAAGAGGCTGGACACCCGGCGCTCACCATGGAATCTATACTTTAA